The following proteins come from a genomic window of Populus alba chromosome 12, ASM523922v2, whole genome shotgun sequence:
- the LOC118030185 gene encoding CRM-domain containing factor CFM3, chloroplastic/mitochondrial isoform X1: MTFTTAKLTELPLRTTSTLPLSSHSFLSKIATFQSLKKPFSTATSSSLRTNKTQQKNPNWISKWKPSQNHSIKNPPSKVSQEKPHYFSNDKGQNAIERIVLRLRNLGLGSDDEDELEGLEGSEINGGGLTGEERLGDLLKREWVRPDTVVFSNDEGSDSDESVLPWEREERGAVEMEGGIESGRKRRVKAPTLAELTIEDEELRRLRRLGMFIRERISIPKAGITNAVLENIHDRWRKEELVRLKFHEVLAHDMKTAHEIVERRTGGLVIWRAGSVMVVFRGTNYQGPPSKLQPADREGDALFVPDVSSTDSVITRSSNIATSSSEKSKLVMRITEPAENMTEEEAELNSLLDGLGPRFEEWWGTGLLPVDADLLPPKVPGYKTPFRLLPVGMRARLTNAEMTNMRKLAKALPCHFALGRNRNHQGLAVAILKLWEKSLVAKIAVKRGIQNTNNKLMADELKMLTGGVLLLRNKYYIVIFRGKDFLPQSVAAALAERQEATKQIQDVEERVRSNSVEAAPSGEDEGKALAGTLAEFYEAQARWGRDISTEEREKMIEEASKAKTARLVKRTEHKLAIAQAKKLRAERLLSKIETTMVPSGPDFDQETISEEERVMFRRVGLRMKAYLPLGIRGVFDGVIENMHLHWKHRELVKLISKQKTLAFVEDTAKLLEYESGGVLVAIERVPKGFALIYYRGKNYRRPISIRPRNLLTKAKALKRSVAMQRHEALSQHIFELEKNIEEMVKEMGLSKEEENENNWSSEEHAPLNNVSKLTQSEDEAFFTESDSEDDYNEGINCEAAKGF; this comes from the exons ATGACCTTCACAACTGCAAAATTAACAGAATTGCCACTGAGAACCACCTCCACACTGCCCCTAAGCTCCCACTCCTTCTTATCTAAAATCGCCACATTTCAATCCCTCAAAAAACCCTTCTCCACTGCAACTTCATCTTCACTTAGAACCAacaaaacccaacaaaaaaaccctaattggaTCTCCAAATGGAAGCCTTCTCAAAACCATTCGATCAAAAACCCTCCATCAAAAGTCAGTCAAGAAAAGCCTCATTATTTCTCCAATGACAAGGGCCAAAATGCTATTGAAAGAATCGTACTACGGTTAAGAAATTTAGGGTTAGGATCAGACGATGAAGATGAATTAGAAGGATTGGAGGGGAGTGAAATCAATGGCGGTGGTTTAACGGGAGAAGAAAGACTTGGAGACTTGTTAAAGAGAGAGTGGGTCCGGCCGGATACAGTGGTTTTCAGTAACGATGAGGGTAGTGACAGTGATGAATCTGTGTTGCCATGGGAGAGGGAAGAAAGGGGGGCAGTGGAAATGGAAGGAGGGATAGAGAGTGGGAGGAAAAGGAGAGTAAAGGCGCCGACTTTGGCAGAATTGACAATAGAAGATGAGGAATTGAGGAGGCTGAGGAGATTGGGGATGTTTATTAGGGAGAGGATTAGTATTCCGAAAGCTGGGATTACTAATGCGGTTTTGGAGAACATTCATGATAGGTGGAGAAAAGAAGAGTTGGTTAGACTTAAGTTTCATGAGGTTCTTGCTCATGATATGAAGACTGCTCACGAGATTGTTGAG CGTCGAACAGGAGGATTAGTTATATGGAGAGCAGGGAGTGTTATGGTGGTGTTTCGCGGAACTAACTATCAAGGGCCTCCATCTAAGTTGCAACCTGCTGATAGAGAAGGGGATGCTCTCTTTGTCCCAGATGTTTCTTCTACTGACAGTGTTATAACGAGAAGCAGCAACATTGCAACTTCATCTTCTGAAAAGAGTAAATTAGTAATGAGGATAACAGAACCTGCTGAGAACATGACAGAAGAGGAAGCTGAACTTAACAGTCTGCTAGATGGTTTGGGACCCCGTTTTGAGGAGTGGTGGGGTACAGGATTACTTCCAGTTGATGCTGATTTGCTTCCTCCAAAAGTTCCTGGTTACAAAACTCCTTTTAGGCTTCTTCCTGTTGGAATGCGGGCACGGCTTACTAATGCGGAAATGACTAATATGCGAAAGCTTGCTAAAGCACTTCCTTGTCATTTTGCCCTTG GGAGAAACAGAAACCATCAAGGGCTGGCTGTTGCTATACTCAAGCTTTGGGAGAAAAGCTTAGTTGCAAAGATTGCTGTAAAACGGGGTATCCAGAATACAAATAACAAACTGATGGCAGATGAACTAAAG ATGTTAACTGGTGGTGTGCTATTGCTCAGAAACAAGTATTACATTGTAATATTCCGAGGAAAGGATTTTCTGCCACAGAGTGTAGCTGCTGCTTTAGCAGAGAGACAGGAAGCGACGAAACAGATTCAAGATGTTGAAGAGAGAGTGCGAAGCAATTCAGTGGAGGCAGCACCATCAGGTGAAGATGAAGGAAAGGCGCTTGCAGGTACATTGGCAGAGTTTTATGAGGCTCAAGCACGGTGGGGAAGAGATATATCCACTGAAGAGCGTGAAAAGATGATTGAAGAAGCTTCCAAAGCTAAAACTGCGAGGCTTGTCAAACGAACTGAACATAAATTAGCTATT GCCCAGGCCAAGAAGCTTAGAGCTGAGCGTCTGTTATCCAAGATAGAAACTACAATGGTTCCTTCTGGTCCTGATTTTGATCAAGAAACAATCAGTGAGGAGGAAAGGGTTATGTTTCGCAGAGTTGGTTTAAGAATGAAGGCTTACTTGCCACTAG GTATTCGTGGTGTTTTTGATGGTGTCATTGAGAATATGCATTTGCATTGGAAGCATAGAGAACTTGTGAAGCTAATATCCAAACAAAAGACTCTTGCATTTGTGGAAGATACAGCAAAATTGTTGGAATATGAGAGTGGTGGGGTACTAGTGGCAATAGAAAGAGTTCCCAAAGGGTTTGCTCTTATTTATTATCGTGGGAAGAATTACCGTCGACCAATCAGCATAAGGCCAAgaaaccttctaacaaaggcaAAAGCATTGAAGCGTTCAGTGGCCATGCAAAGACATGAG GCTCTTAGTCAGCACATATTTGAATTGGAAAAGAACATCGAAGAAATGGTGAAAGAAATG GGGCTTtctaaagaagaagagaatgagaaTAATTGGAGCTCAGAGGAACATGCCCCCTTAAATAATGTCTCAAAATTAACCCAA AGTGAGGATGAAGCTTTTTTCACCGAGTCTGATAGCGAAGATGATTATAATGAGGGCATTAATTGTGAAGCTGCCAaaggtttttga
- the LOC118030188 gene encoding cleavage stimulating factor 64, whose product MTGKPMAGEGLPANLAGMTKNQLYDIMFQMKTLIEQNKQQAKEILIQNPLLTKALFQAQIMLGMVQPPQAIPNIQPAASQQPQLSAQPSRQSNIQAAQTLPGQGALQDQTSVSQSQPPMRKQHQSQPAMSISAPPGPPVNLQSQPLPSHPLHMPQQPKGHVNPQVTPMSVTQPSQLPNLPPASSHSVSQPLPIHQTQMSSVSSQLLLPLQKTGIPHLPLQQPFPSQPRTASVPSFHHQYGQQMGPSMGYQHAGAPHHPSQPMFHSSNKPQSGMGPSFPQGQPPLSIHQPPQSYQAGGSHLGAEYNSQVPASMQVDRGSSWMSGPPDSSTMTQLAGPPQFNPGQMAQGNQPSRTAPMSSEMEKALLQQVMSLTPEQINLLPPEQRNQVLQLQQMLRQ is encoded by the exons ATGACGGGAAAGCCAATGGCCGGCGAAGGCTTACCAGCGAACCTGGCCGGAATGACAAAGAACCAGCTCTACGACATCATGTTTCAAATGAAG aCATTAATAGAGCAGAACAAACAGCAGGCCAAGGAGATATTAATCCAGAACCCTCTCTTGACCAAAGCCCTTTTCcag GCACAGATTATGCTAGGAATGGTGCAGCCTCCTCAAGCG ATTCCGAATATCCAGCCAGCAGCATCACAGCAACCTCAGCTATCAGCACAACCATCTCGGCAATCAAACATTCAAGCTGCACAGACACTGCCCGGACAAGGTGCTTTGCAGGATCAAACAAGTGTCTCTCAATCCCAACCACCAATGAGGAAACAACACCAGAGTCAACCTGCGATGTCGATATCTGCTCCTCCTGGTCCTCCAGTGAATCTTCAGTCTCAGCCATTGCCTTCACATCCCTTACATATGCCACAGCAGCCTAAGGGGCATGTGAATCCTCAAGTGACCCCAATGTCTGTTACTCAACCCTCTCAACTTCCAAACCTGCCTCCAGCCTCTAGTCATTCTGTTTCACAGCCACTACCAATTCATCAAACCCAAATGTCTTCCGTCTCCAGCCAGTTGCTGCTGCCATTACAGAAAACTGGAATTCCTCATCTGCCATTACAACAACCATTTCCATCTCAACCTCGAACAGCTTCTGTTCCAAGCTTTCATCATCAGTATGGGCAACAAATGGGTCCCAGTATGGGTTACCAACATGCTGGAGCTCCTCATCATCCTTCACAGCCCATGTTTCAT tCAAGCAACAAACCTCAGTCTGGCATGGGACCTTCATTTCCACAAGGACAGCCACCTCTTTCAATTCATCAACCACCTCAATCATATCAG GCGGGAGGTTCACATCTAGGGGCAGAGTACAACAGTCAAGTTCCAGCTTCAATGCAAGTTGATAGAGGATCTTCTTGGATGTCTGGGCCACCAGATAGTTCAACAATGACACAGCTTGCAGGACCCCCGCAATTCAATCCTGGTCAGATGGCCCAGGGCAATCAGCCTTCTCGCACAGCACCT ATGTCTTCTGAGATGGAGAAGGCACTACTCCAGCAGGTCATGAGCCTCACACCAGAACAGATTAATCTTCTGCCTCCAGAGCAAAGAAATCAAGTGCTTCAGCTGCAACAGATGCTACGACAGTAA
- the LOC118030185 gene encoding CRM-domain containing factor CFM3, chloroplastic/mitochondrial isoform X2 has protein sequence MIRIWQMQLTGWCHVQRRTGGLVIWRAGSVMVVFRGTNYQGPPSKLQPADREGDALFVPDVSSTDSVITRSSNIATSSSEKSKLVMRITEPAENMTEEEAELNSLLDGLGPRFEEWWGTGLLPVDADLLPPKVPGYKTPFRLLPVGMRARLTNAEMTNMRKLAKALPCHFALGRNRNHQGLAVAILKLWEKSLVAKIAVKRGIQNTNNKLMADELKMLTGGVLLLRNKYYIVIFRGKDFLPQSVAAALAERQEATKQIQDVEERVRSNSVEAAPSGEDEGKALAGTLAEFYEAQARWGRDISTEEREKMIEEASKAKTARLVKRTEHKLAIAQAKKLRAERLLSKIETTMVPSGPDFDQETISEEERVMFRRVGLRMKAYLPLGIRGVFDGVIENMHLHWKHRELVKLISKQKTLAFVEDTAKLLEYESGGVLVAIERVPKGFALIYYRGKNYRRPISIRPRNLLTKAKALKRSVAMQRHEALSQHIFELEKNIEEMVKEMGLSKEEENENNWSSEEHAPLNNVSKLTQSEDEAFFTESDSEDDYNEGINCEAAKGF, from the exons ATGATAAGAATTTGGCAAATGCAACTAACTGGATGGTGTCATGTTCAGCGTCGAACAGGAGGATTAGTTATATGGAGAGCAGGGAGTGTTATGGTGGTGTTTCGCGGAACTAACTATCAAGGGCCTCCATCTAAGTTGCAACCTGCTGATAGAGAAGGGGATGCTCTCTTTGTCCCAGATGTTTCTTCTACTGACAGTGTTATAACGAGAAGCAGCAACATTGCAACTTCATCTTCTGAAAAGAGTAAATTAGTAATGAGGATAACAGAACCTGCTGAGAACATGACAGAAGAGGAAGCTGAACTTAACAGTCTGCTAGATGGTTTGGGACCCCGTTTTGAGGAGTGGTGGGGTACAGGATTACTTCCAGTTGATGCTGATTTGCTTCCTCCAAAAGTTCCTGGTTACAAAACTCCTTTTAGGCTTCTTCCTGTTGGAATGCGGGCACGGCTTACTAATGCGGAAATGACTAATATGCGAAAGCTTGCTAAAGCACTTCCTTGTCATTTTGCCCTTG GGAGAAACAGAAACCATCAAGGGCTGGCTGTTGCTATACTCAAGCTTTGGGAGAAAAGCTTAGTTGCAAAGATTGCTGTAAAACGGGGTATCCAGAATACAAATAACAAACTGATGGCAGATGAACTAAAG ATGTTAACTGGTGGTGTGCTATTGCTCAGAAACAAGTATTACATTGTAATATTCCGAGGAAAGGATTTTCTGCCACAGAGTGTAGCTGCTGCTTTAGCAGAGAGACAGGAAGCGACGAAACAGATTCAAGATGTTGAAGAGAGAGTGCGAAGCAATTCAGTGGAGGCAGCACCATCAGGTGAAGATGAAGGAAAGGCGCTTGCAGGTACATTGGCAGAGTTTTATGAGGCTCAAGCACGGTGGGGAAGAGATATATCCACTGAAGAGCGTGAAAAGATGATTGAAGAAGCTTCCAAAGCTAAAACTGCGAGGCTTGTCAAACGAACTGAACATAAATTAGCTATT GCCCAGGCCAAGAAGCTTAGAGCTGAGCGTCTGTTATCCAAGATAGAAACTACAATGGTTCCTTCTGGTCCTGATTTTGATCAAGAAACAATCAGTGAGGAGGAAAGGGTTATGTTTCGCAGAGTTGGTTTAAGAATGAAGGCTTACTTGCCACTAG GTATTCGTGGTGTTTTTGATGGTGTCATTGAGAATATGCATTTGCATTGGAAGCATAGAGAACTTGTGAAGCTAATATCCAAACAAAAGACTCTTGCATTTGTGGAAGATACAGCAAAATTGTTGGAATATGAGAGTGGTGGGGTACTAGTGGCAATAGAAAGAGTTCCCAAAGGGTTTGCTCTTATTTATTATCGTGGGAAGAATTACCGTCGACCAATCAGCATAAGGCCAAgaaaccttctaacaaaggcaAAAGCATTGAAGCGTTCAGTGGCCATGCAAAGACATGAG GCTCTTAGTCAGCACATATTTGAATTGGAAAAGAACATCGAAGAAATGGTGAAAGAAATG GGGCTTtctaaagaagaagagaatgagaaTAATTGGAGCTCAGAGGAACATGCCCCCTTAAATAATGTCTCAAAATTAACCCAA AGTGAGGATGAAGCTTTTTTCACCGAGTCTGATAGCGAAGATGATTATAATGAGGGCATTAATTGTGAAGCTGCCAaaggtttttga